One Megalops cyprinoides isolate fMegCyp1 chromosome 4, fMegCyp1.pri, whole genome shotgun sequence genomic window carries:
- the LOC118776728 gene encoding leucyl-cystinyl aminopeptidase — MESFQNDRASLPRNMIENSMFEEEPDVVDLAKETPVYPLDPDDVVYEPRSSRLLVRGLGENDMDEEEEDYESSARLLGMSFMNRSSSLRGNASPYTRQEPPGACAVPSARTLVVGVFILVAVASVAMVIYFLPRCTFTKEGCHKVNTTMELIYPISTSGDLFPWTDLRLPGSLRPLHYDLSLHPNLTTNSFQGSVSITIEAVSDTKTIVLHSSDMEITKATFQDTDVKVLEYKPWQQIAIKLPENLKKGKSYVLTLQYKANLSNSYDGFYNSSYTDTSGVKRVLAATQFEPLGARKAFPCFDEPAFKATFLIKIKREAGYISLSNMPKNNTVQLPDGLFQDEFENSVTMSTYLVAFIVANFTSISKNVDNTLVSVYAVPDKMDQVSYALETGAKLLGFYNEFFDIEYPLKKLDLVAIPDFLAGAMENWGLITFRETTLLVGNQSCVLDKQLVTSVIAHELAHQWFGNLVTMKWWNDLWLNEGFATYMQYMSIEKVFPELEISNDFLSMRFRALAKDALNSSHAVSAVVNTPEQVAEMFDSVSYEKGASILLMLNATLSEEQFRKGVIEYLKAYKNKNTRNDDLWNILSQVAKTSYNVTDMMNTWTLKKGFPLVTVTRDGTQLTVSQEHFLLKVDSDNSMAKSSYLWHIPLTYVNDSCSNSSACKQVLPLKDKTATLKIPEGVKWLKFNFRNDGFYIVHYEGEGWEDLIGALKSNPSVLTQEDRASLINNMFALSRLGKVNFRQVLSLLEYIGKETAVAPLTEALFQLDRIYRLLEKRQELVSRMKGYISNHFGKLMDSQVWEEGGSVSQRELRSTLLELACSYERDSCTQNAKRIFDEWLASNGTQRIPGDVMRAVFSVGAQTEGGWVTLLEAYKHSMVDAEKRKMLQALAGTQDIRRILWLLKASLEGSDIQTQELPLIISTVCKNFAGHLYAWDFVKENWDKITQKFPIGSFAMQNIIISATYQFSTKTHLFEVENFFGSLEERGSQLRSVQEAAETIKLNIQWMDNNLDMLRQWL; from the exons ATGGAATCTTTTCAAAACG ACAGGGCCTCTTTGCCCAGGAACATGATTGAGAACAGCATGTTTGAGGAGGAGCCGGATGTAGTGGACTTGGCGAAAGAGACTCCCGTGTACCCTCTGGACCCGGACGACGTGGTGTACGAACCCCGCAGCTCCAGGCTGCTGGTGCGGGGCCTGGGGGAGAACGACATGgacgaagaggaggaagacTACGAGTCGTCGGCCCGCCTTCTGGGCATGTCCTTCATGAACCGCAGCTCCAGCCTGCGCGGCAACGCCTCGCCGTACACGCGGCAGGAGCCGCCGGGGGCGTGCGCCGTGCCCTCCGCTCGGACTCTGGTGGTGGGGGTGTTCATCCTGGTGGCGGTCGCCTCCGTGGCCATGGTCATCTACTTCCTGCCCCGTTGCACTTTCACCAAGGAGGGCTGCCATAAGGTCAACACCACCATGGAGCTCATCTACCCCATCTCCACCAGTGGAGACCTCTTCCCCTGGACTGACCTGAGGTTGCCGGGCAGCCTCCGGCCTCTTCATTACGACCTCTCCCTCCACCCGAATCTGACCACAAACTCGTTCCAGGGAAGTGTCTCCATCACAATTGAAGCTGTGAGTGACACCAAAACGATCGTTCTCCACAGCTCCGATATGGAGATCACCAAGGCCACCTTTCAGGACACAGACGTCAAGGTGCTGGAGTATAAACCTTGGCAGCAGATTGCCATCAAGCTCCCAGAGAACCTCAAGAAGGGGAAGTCATATGTTTTAACTCTACAGTATAAAGCAAACCTCTCAAACAGCTATGATGGCTTCTACAATAGCTCCTATACTGACACGAGTGGTGTCAAAAG GGTGCTGGCAGCGACCCAGTTTGAACCCCTGGGTGCTCGGAAGGCCTTCCCGTGTTTCGATGAACCGGCTTTTAAAGCTACTTTTCTAATTAAGATAAAACGAGAAGCTGGATACATCAGCCTTTCCAACATGCCCAAG AACAACACAGTACAATTACCAGATGGACTCTTCCaagatgaatttgaaaatagCGTGACTATGAGCACATACCTGGTTGCTTTTATTGTGGCCAACTTCACAAGCATCAGCAAGAATGTGGATAACACTTTG GTGTCTGTTTATGCAGTTCCAGATAAGATGGATCAAGTAAGCTATGCACTGGAAACGGGGGCAAAGCTGCTGGGATTTTACAACGAATTTTTTGACATCGAGTACCCTTTAAAGAAATTAg ACCTGGTGGCCATTCCTGACTTCCTTGCTGGAGCCATGGAGAACTGGGGCCTAATCACATTCCGCGAGACGACCCTCCTGGTCGGAAATCAGTCCTGTGTCCTCGACAAGCAGCTGGTGACGTCTGTAATCGCCCATGAGCTGGCACACCAG tggtTTGGCAACCTGGTTACCATgaagtggtggaatgacctttgGCTAAATGAAGGTTTTGCAACCTATATGCAGTACATGTCTATTGAGAAAGTATTCCCTGAACTTGAAATT agcAACGATTTCTTAAGTATGCGCTTCAGAGCGTTGGCCAAAGATGCACTAAATTCATCCCACGCAGTCTCTGCTGTGGTTAATACCCCTGAACAGGTGGCCGAAATGTTCGACTCTGTGTCATACGAGAAG GGCGCCTCTATTTTGCTCATGCTGAATGCAACACTGTCTGAAGAGCAGTTCCGGAAAGGAGTCATCGAGTACTTAAAGGCATACAAGAACAAGAACACCAGAAACGATGACCTTTGGAATATCCTCTCCCag GTAGCGAAGACTTCCTACAATGTGACAGATATGATGAACACCTGGACTCTGAAGAAGGGTTTTCCCTTGGTGACGGTGACCAGAGATGGCACACAACTGACAGTGTCCCAGGAGCACTTCCTCCTCAAGGTGGACTCTGACAACTCCATGGCCAAGTCCAG CTACTTGTGGCACATCCCCCTGACATATGTCAACGATAGCTGCAGCAACTCCTCTGCGTGCAAACAAGTGCTGCCCCTTAAGGACAAAACAG CAACTTTGAAAATTCCGGAAGGCGTCAAGTGGTTGAAGTTCAATTTCAGAAACGATGGCTTTTACATCGTACACTATGAAGGGGAAGGCTGGGAAGATTTAATTGGTGCATTAAAAAGTAACCCAAGCGTTCTGACACAGGAAGATCGTGCTTCCCTGATCAACAACATGTTTGCCCTTTCCAG ACTAGGAAAGGTGAACTTCAGGCAGGTTTTGAGTCTTCTAGAATATATCGGAAAGGAGACGGCAGTCGCACCTTTGACGGAGGCATTGTTCCAATTGGACCGTATCTATAGACTGCTTGAAAAAAGACAGGAATTGGTCTCAAGAATGAAg GGTTACATTTCAAATCACTTTGGAAAGCTGATGGACAGTCAAGTCTGGGAAGAAGGAGGTTCTGTTTCCCAAAGAGAGCTAAGGTCGACCCTGCTGGAGCTTGCCTGCAGTTACGAGAGGGACAGCTGCACGCAGAATGCCAAACGCATCTTCGATGAATGGCTGGCTTCAAACGGAACGCAGAG GATACCCGGAGACGTCATGAGGGCCGTGTTCTCCGTGGGCGCCCAGACGGAGGGTGGTTGGGTCACCTTGCTGGAAGCCTACAAGCACTCCATGGTTGACGCTGAGAAACGCAAGATGCTGCAGGCGCTGGCCGGCACACAGGACATTCGCCGAATCCTGTG GTTGCTGAAGGCCAGTCTTGAAGGCAGCGACATTCAGACGCAGGAGCTGCCTCTCATCATTAGTACAGTTTGCAAGAACTTTGCTGGCCACCTCTACGCTTGGGATTTTGTCAAGGAAAACTGGGATAAAATCACACAGAA GTTTCCCATTGGATCTTTTGCCATGCAGAATATCATCATTTCAGCAACCTACCAGTTCTCCACAAAGACGCACCTTTTCGAG GTAGAGAACTTTTTTGGATCTCTTGAAGAAAGGGGCTCCCAGCTGCGGAGCGTCCAGGAGGCGGCAGAGACTATCAAACTGAACATCCAGTGGATGGACAACAACCTGGATATGTTGAGGCAGTGGCTGTAG
- the LOC118776937 gene encoding urea transporter 2-like: protein MPGLYLTEDIPKNIKGFFSTSKDCGISRPERSSALNLKELQPLMANPVADRPTDTKTQEKTDPKQEKNEPQQEKNEPQQEKNEPQQTTEPSGFQVAKKRLFKWVSYFSGDMRVFGEWMKGQFFLIQLLDWVLRGAAQVMFVNNPLSGLIIFGGLILQNRWWALNGFVGTLFATISALIIRQNRGAIAAGLYGYNGILVGLLMAVFSDKGDWYWWLLLPNIFMSMACPIVSSALASINSRWDLPVFTLPFNILVCLHMVATGHYNHHFPQVLIQPRASLPNITWSEVDVAKLFRAVPVGIGQVYGCDNPWTGGIFIISLFISSPITCLHATIGSAVGMVSGLALAAPFEAIYFGLWGYNCVLACIAIGGMFYALTWQTHLLAVACAFFCAYLGSAIANVMSTFGLPACTWPFCLSALTFLLITTETKTIYKLPLAKVTYPEKNLHFFWKMKKAQREEKAQKEKETQLQEKEVALQTESGKMEPANQTSNAKVQNVEEVVVVDSVNRGDDVEQKERRSEDDLTEVKVGDDADRLQHEV from the exons ATGCCTGGTTTATATCTTACAGAG GATATTCCAAAGAATATCAAAGGTTTCTTCAGTACCTCTAAGGACTGCGGGATATCAAGACCTGAACGTTCATCAGCCTTAAACTTAAAG GAACTGCAACCACTGATGGCAAACCCAGTTGCAGACAGGCCGACAGACACAAAGACGCAGGAGAAGACTGACCCGAAGCAGGAGAAGAATGAACCCCAGCAGGAGAAGAATGAACCCCAGCAGGAGAAGAATGAACCCCAGCAGACAACAGAGCCATCTGGATTTCAGGTGGCTAAGAAGAGACTCTTCAAATGGGTGTCCTACTTTTCAGGGGACATGAGGGTCTTTGGGGAATGGATGAAAG GACAGTTTTTCCTGATCCAGCTTCTGGACTGGGTTCTCCGTGGGGCAGCACAGGTCATGTTTGTCAATAACCCCCTCAGTGGGTTGATCATCTTTGGTGGGCTGATACTGCAGAACCGGTGGTGGGCACTCAACGGCTTCGTGGGCACCCTGTTCGCCACAATCTCTGCCCTTATTATCAGACAAAACAG aggggCAATAGCTGCTGGTCTGTATGGCTACAATGGTATCCTGGTTGGTCTTCTTATGGCAGTCTTCTCTGATAAAGGAGACTGGTATTGGTGGCTTCTACTTCCAAACATCTTCATGTCAATGGCATG CCCAATAGTCTCCAGTGCCTTGGCGTCAATCAACAGCAGGTGGGACCTGCCTGTGTTCACCCTGCCCTTCAACATCCTGGTCTGCTTGCACATGGTGGCGACAGGCCACTACAATCATCACTTTCCCCAGGTCCTGATTCAGCCCAGAGCCTCCCTCCCCAATATCACCTGGTCTGAAGTTGACGTAGCTAAG CTTTTCCGTGCGGTGCCTGTTGGTATTGGACAAGTGTACGGATGCGACAACCCATGGACGGGAGGGATTTTCATAATTTCCTTGTTTATCTCCTCACCCATCACCTGCTTACATGCAACCATTGGTTCAGCTGTCGGAATGGTTTCAG GCCTTGCCCTTGCTGCACCGTTTGAGGCCATCTACTTCGGGCTGTGGGGCTATAACTGTGTACTGGCCTGCATCGCTATTGGAGGAATGTTTTATGCACTGACATGGCAGACTCACCTCCTCGCCGTTGCCTGTG CATTTTTCTGTGCATACCTGGGCTCTGCCATCGCTAATGTGATGTCCACA TTTGGATTGCCGGCATGTACCTGGCCCTTCTGTCTGTCAGCGCTGACATTCTTACTGATCACCACGGAAACCAAAACCATATACAAGCTGCCTCTGGCGAAGGTGACGTACCCTGAGAAAAATCTGCACttcttctggaaaatgaaaaaggctcagagggaggaaaaagcgcagaaagagaaagagacacagctACAGGAGAAGGAAGTGGCCCTGCAGACCGAGTCAGGCAAAATGGAACCTGCAAACCAAACTTCGAACGCAAAAGTACAGAACGTAGAGGAGGTTGTCGTAGTGGACAGTGTGAACAGAGGGGACGATGTGGaacaaaaagagagaaggagtgaaGACGATTTAACAGAAGTGAAAGTTGGGGATGATGCAGATCGATTACAACATGAAGTGTGA